Sequence from the Nocardiopsis sp. YSL2 genome:
GCTGGTGGAGGAGTAGCCCGCGGCGATGACGACGGTGAGCGCGCCCAGCCCGGCCAGGAACCAGGGGTGGCGGCGCGCCTCGGCCAGCCCTTCGAGGAACTCGGTGTGGAAGGGGGCGCGCGCGGTGCGCGCCGCCGCGGTGTGCGAGCCCGGACCCGGTAGGAGCGCGGCGGCGAGCCAGAACAGCGCCGTGACCAGGAGCAGGGGGGCGGTGCCCAGCACCGTGGACAGCAGGGCGGTCAGACCCGGGGCCAGCAGAGTGGTCACGCGCACGGAGAAGGTGATGGCGGCGTTGGCCCGCTGACGGTCGTCGGGGTCGACGACCTCGGCGGTCAGGGCCTGGAAGGCGGGGCGGCAGGCGCCCTGGCCCGCGCCCACGACCAGGGCCGCGGCGGCCATGAGCACGGGCGGCGTGCTCAGGCCGGCGACCATGACCGGGGTCGCGGCGGCGGCGATCAGGCCGGACCACAGCACGACCGCGCGGCGCGAGTGGCGGTCGGCGAGGAGCCCGCCGAGCGGGACGGCGACGAGGAAGCCGGCGGTGCGGGCGGCCAGGACCAGGCCGAGGTGGACGGCGGTGAGCGTTCCCTCCAGGACGGCGAGACCTAGGATGAAGGGCATGGCCCAGGTCGCGAGCCCGGAGGCGGTGGTCGCGCACCACAGCCGGACGAACCGGGGGTGGCGCAGCAGCGGGGGCCGGAGCCTGGTCGCGTTCGGCGGCGTCGGCGAAGGCACGAGTCGTCTCTCATCTCTGTGCGTGTACGGGTGGTCACCCCACCCTAATGAAAACGATTATCACTGACGAGTTGGCGCGACGGTCGGCCCCGCCTCCTCCGCGAGCTCCGTCCATGACTCTGCGTTTCGGAATGGTCTCACTCGGTCGCCATCTGGCGGAGGCTCAAAGTGACAACGATTTTCATTGCCCCTATAGTGGCCGCGAGTGAGGGCTCGGTGACCGCGGTCCGACCGTTGCATGGCCAGTCGTTCGAGAGGGAAGAGCACGCATGTCCGGCCCGGGTCACGCACCCCCGCTCCCGCCCGCCCGCGCCAGCCGAACCACCCCATCCTCGAAAGGACACGCGTGGATCGCTCCCTGATCGCACGACTCCCGCTTCCGCTCCCCGCCGAGCGGATCATCGCCCTCAACCAGCCCAAGGCCGACCTGCACACGCACCGACGCTACGACTGGAACGGGTGGGAGTTCGACGTTCCCCCCGGCGTGTTCCTCCCCGGCGCCACCAGCCGCATGATCCACCAGCGCCTCCTGGACGACGACATCGACGTACGCGGGCGCCACTACGTCGCCATGGGATCGGGACTGGGCGTCGAGGCGGCCGTGGCCGGACTCCGCGGAGCGAGCACCGTCCACGCCGTCGACGTCCATCCCGCCAGCGTCCGCGCCACCGAGGACAACTACCGCCGCATCGTCGACGGCGCGGCGGGCACCGCGGACACCCCGACCGCGTTCACCCCGGTGGTCGCCGACGTCTTCGACGGCTTCCCCGACGGCGTCCGGGCCGACGTCGTCACCTTCAACCCGCCCGCGGTGAGCCAGACCGTCAGCGACGACCCCGACATCGTCCGCAACGTCTGCGCGGGCACCCCCGTCATCGACGCCTTCTTCACCCAGATCGCCGAGCGCGGCCTCCTGGCGCCCGGCGGAGCGGTCTACTTCGTCGCCTCCAACACCGCCGACCTGCCCCACATCGTCGGACACGCCCTGGACACCGGGTTCACCCCCCACGTCCACCACCTCCACGACTGGGAGGACGGCGTCCTGACCTACCTGTTCCGCTTCACCCGGGAGGACGCCCGGTGAGGAACCTCGACTCCCTCTTCGCGTCCGTGCTCGCCACCCCCGACCTGCCCGCGGCCACCAGCGTCTTCTGGGTCCACCACGGCACCCGCCTGCCCGGAGGCGACGTCACCTACCTCAACCAGTACGTCCTGGTCCGGGTCGGCCGCGCCTTCGGGGCCTGTGCCTTCGAGGCCGGGCAGATCGACCCGTCGGTGTGCGCCGACCTCTCCGGACGCCCCCTCGCCGACCTCCTGCGCGACGGCGACGAGGCCCTGCCCGCGCCCCTGCGCGTGGCCGCCCTGGACGCCTACCTCGCCCAGGCCGAGCCGCACGCCCTCGACCCCCGCGCCGAAGCGGTCACCCTGCCCCTGGGCACGCCCCTGGAACGCGCCCTGGCCCGTGACGCCGCCATCGCCGGACTCCTGCCCGAGCCCGACGGCCGCAAGGTCGCCCTCATCGGCGTCGTCAACCCGCTCGTGGCCGCCATCCGCGAACGCGGCGGCGAGTGCCTGCCCTGCGACCTCAACCTGCGCACCACCCAGTGGGGCGACACCGTCACCACCGACATGGACGAGGTCCTGGACACCGCCGACGCCGTCGTGGCCACCGGCATGACCCTGGGCAACGGCAGCTTCGACCACATCCTCGCCCGCTGCCGCGAGCGCGGCCTGCCCCTGGTCGTCTACGCGCAGAGCGGCAGCGCCGTCGCCCGCGCCTTCCTCGGGCACGGCGTCACCGCCGTCTCCGCCGAGCCCTTCCCCTTCTCCCAGTTCAGCGCGGACCCCACCGCCCTCTACCGGTACCGGACGGAGAACGACCAGTGACGACCGGCCTGGGGCAGGCCACCTGCCACCACGGCGAACTCCTGCAGGGCGTCTTCCTCGACGACCACGGCCACCCCGTCCGGGGCCTGGTCACGCTGCCGATGGCCGACCCCCTCACCCGCGCGGAGTTCACCCCCCTGCCCGGCACCGGACCGCACCGCATCGCGGTCGACCCGCCGGGCCGGGACAAGGCGGTCCGCGCCGCGGCCCTGGCCGTGGCCGAGTGCGCCCGCGCCACGGGCCGGGCCGCCACCGGCGGGAACCTGCGCCTCACCGGCGGCCTTCCCGCCGGCCTGGGGCTGGGTTCCTCCACCAGCGACGTCACCGCCGCCATCCGCGCGGTGGCCGACGCCTACGGGGCGCTGCTGCGCCCGGCCTCGGTGGCGCGCACGGCCGTGGCGGCCGAGGGCGCCTCCGACCCCGTCATGCTGGGCGAGCGCCCCGTGCTGTTCGCCCAGCGCGAGGGGCGCGTCCTGGAGGAACTGGGGGCGGCCCTGCCCGAGCTCGCCGTGGTCGGCTGCCTGACCGGCCACGGCCGCCCCGTCGACACCATGCGCCTGCCCGGCACCGTGCGGAGCCGGGACGCCGCCGTCTACGAACGGCTGCGCGCAGCCCTGCGCGCGGCCGTGGCCGACGGCGACGCGGCGGAGGTCGGCCGGGTGAGCACCGAGAGCGCCATTCTCAACCAACGGGTTCTACCGAAGGAGGAGTTGGGGAAGATCAGGGGCGTCGCCCGCCACTGCGAGGCGGTCGGCATCCAGGTCGCGCACAGCGGCAACGTCGCCGGTGTGCTGTTCGACGCCACCGTTCCCGATCTGAGCGCCCGGATCGACACCGCCGTCTGCCGACTGCGGAGCGAAGGGCTTGTGCCCACCCGGGTCTTCTCCACCCCCTCCAGGACCGACGGAGAACGAACTTGGACCACCACGTATGCGACGCACTCGGCCGACCTGACCTGATCGACCTGGGCGAGGGCCTGGTGTGCCTGCGATTCGAGTCGATGAAGGTGGTGTCCGCGCTGGCGGCCGTCCGCCACCTGCTCGACACCGGCGCCGTCCGCCCCGGCGACACCCTGATGGACAGCTCCAGCGGTATCTACGCCTACGGCCTCGCCCTGGCCTGCCACCGCTACGGGCTGCGCTGCCACATCATCGGTTCCACGACCATCGACCACGTGACCCGCGTCCAACTCGACGTCCTCGGCGCGACCCTGGAACAGATGCCGCCCTCGGACGACCTGCGCTTGGACCAGAGCAGACGCGTGGCCCGGGTCCGGGAGGTGCTGGCCGACCACCCCGACTACCACTGGATGCGCCAGTACCACGATTCCATCCACTATCTGGGCTACCGCGAGGTCGCCGACCGCGTGGCCGCCGAGATCGGCGCCGGGCCCCTCACCGTCGTGGGAGGCGTGGGCTCGGGGGCCTCCACCGGGGCACTGGCGACCTACCTGCGCGCACGCGACCCCGGCACCCGGCTGGTGGGCGTCCAGCCCTTCGGCAGCGTCACCTTCGGCAGCGACGAGGTCGAGGACCGCGGCATGATCATCGCCGGCATCGGCAGCTCCATCCCCTTCGGCAACGTCGACCACACCCTGTACGACACCGTCCACTGGACCGGATTCGCACCCGCGCTGGCCGGGAGCGTCGACCTGCTGCGCCGCCACGCGGTGTTCGCGGGCCTGTCCACCGGAGCCGCCTACCTCATCGCCCGGTGGGAGCGGCTGCGCGACGCCGGGCGCCGGGTGGTGTTCGTGGCCGCCGACACCGGCCACCGCTACGTCGATCCGGTCTTCGCCCGCCACACCGAGGCCGAGGCGGTCGAGGACCTGGCGCCCACCGCCGTCCACGACCTCGCCGACCTGGCTCCGCCGTGGTCGCGCATGGAGTGGGGGCGGGCCAAGCCCCCGGCCCAGGGCGTGTACGCCGACGACCGGTCGGCCGCCCACGGCTGAGGCCGCGGTCCCCGGGGCGCGGGCCGGGGCCGTCCGACCGGTGGTGTGCCTCCCGCGCCCGGCCCCGGCACCGGGGGCCGGGCGGCGGGCCCGACCCCGGTCCTCCGGGCCGCGCGTCGCCGGCGTCTCCGCTCACGGCAGGGCCCCGGAGGGCGGGTTCAGCACACGGCGGCGTCCGGGGCCGGCGGCTTCGGGCCGCCGGCGGCACCGGAGAGCCCGGCGCGGCGCACGCGGTCCGAGCAGAGCGCGCGGACGGTCAGCGTGGCCGCCGCCAGCCGCACGGACAACGGCAGGTAGCCGCACTCCTCCACGATCCCGGCGACCGCCGCCGCCTCCACGGCCGGTACGCCGGCCACGGCGGCGAACAGCTCCATCGCGGACTCGCGGGAGAGCACCTCCAGCCGCACGGGACGCGCTCCGAAGAACGCCACCAGACCGGTCAGGTCGTTGCGGCTGGTCACCAGTACGGCGCTCCCGCGCCCGCCGGCCAGCAGCGGGGCGACCTGCTCCACCGAGGCCGCGTCGTCGAGCAGGAACAGCAGGCACTGGTCGGCGGTGACCGAGCGGAACAGCTTGGCCAGCTCGCAGGAATCCGACGGCAGGTCGCGCGGTTCCACGCCCAGGCTGCGCAGGAGCTGGCGCAGGGCGTCGTCGATGGGGGTCGGCTCGCGTCCGGGGGTGGACCCGTGCAGGTCGACGTACAACTGGCCGTCGTGGAAGCGGTCGCGTACCGCCGTGCCCCACTGCAGGGCCAGGGCGGTCTTGCCGACGCCCGCGACCCCGGTGAGCACGAAGATCGTCGTGGAGCGGTCGGCCGCGCGGTCGGCGTCCAGCCCCTGGTCGAGCACGCCCAGTTCCTCGACGCGCCCCACCAGACCGCCGACGGCGAGGGGGAGTTCGGCCGGGCGCACCCGGGTGCGCCCCGCCGGCGGCAAGGCGTCGCCTCTCCCGCTCCCCGGCTCGTCCGCGTGCAACAGGTCCAGGTGCAGGCGCCGCAGTTCCGCGCCGGGATCGGTGCCCAGTTCCTCGGCCAGGACCGCGCTCAGCGCCGCGTAGGCCTCCAGCGCCTCGCCGGTGCGCCCGCTGTGGTGCAGGGCGGTCATCAGCAGCCCGGTGAGGCTCTCCCTGGTGGGGTGGTCCGCGCACAGCGCCCGGAGACCGGCCACGGCCGACGCGGCGCGGCCGCGCCGCACCTCGACCCCGTACAGCTCCTCCAGGGCCCGAAGACGGGACTCCTCCAGGGCGGGGCGGGCGTGCTCGGCCAGGGTCGGGGTGACTCCGCCCAGTGCCGGGCCCGTCCACAACGCCAGGCCGTGGCGCAGCGTGCGGGCGGCCTCGTCCAGACGTCCGGCGGCGCGGTCGGCCGCGGCCCGCACCAGGCTCCGCTCGAAGGCGTCCAGGTCCGTGGCGCCTTCGGGGACCACCGCGCGGTAGCCGCAGGCGGCCCTCTGGATGGTGTCGGCGCCCAGCGCCTTGCGCAGGCCGTGGACATGGCCCTGGAGCTGGGGACGGGCACCGCGCGGCGGGCGCCGGCCCCAGACGAGGTCGATGAGCCGTTCGTCGGTGACCACGGTGTTGGGCTGGAGGAGGAGCGCCGCCAGGACCGTCCGCCGCTTGGGCCCGCCGGTGAGGATCCTGCGACCGTCGACCTGGACTTCGACAGTACCGAGCAGTCTGTACCGAATTCCCGACAGATCGTCCAACACCCCTGGGCCCCCTCACGCACGATGCGCAGTTCATCGCGTAGCGTCGCGGAGCTTACGGGAGGCTTCGGTGCGGAGTCCACCTGGAGGACGGGGGCCGTGCACGTGTCCGATATCGCCCTGAGTTGACCAGGCACGTTGCGATTCGGACGTTTTCACCGTCTTTTTCACCGAAGGTCCAAAACACGGTGTGCCAGGCATCGGAACACCCGGGACGGCCGGGCGGCACCGGGCCCCGTCCGGGGCCCGGTGCCGCCCGTGGACGGTCAGCCGCAGTTGGTGCCGCGGTCGCCGCCCTCCGTTCCGCTGATCCGGCCCATCCAGTCGACGCACTTGCCGGCCGCGTTGAGGTAGACCGGACCGGCGTAGGAGGTGAAGTAGTCGCCCTCGTAGGCGGCCCAGTGGGTCCCCGCGGGGCTGATCGACAGGCCGGCCTCGATGATCACGCGCGAGCCGGGGCTGTTGCGCTTGGTCACCACGCAGTTCTTGCCGGTCGAGCTGTTGTAGGTCAGGTAGACCGTGCCCTTGTTGCCGACGTTGTCCTGGTTGACGACCTTGTAGCCGCTGCCGCACTCGCCGCCGTAGGTGGCCGCGGCGGCGGGGGAGGCGCTGACGAGCACGCCGCTGACGGCGAAGGCGGTGGCCATGGCGACGGCGGCGGTCTTCTTGGTGAGCTTCTTCATGTCACGTTCCGATCATGGGTCGGGGCGTTGGGCGGGGGTGGAGCGTGGCCGGCCGGTCAGCCGCAGTTGGTGCCCTTCTCCGACAGCGTGGCCGTGCCGATGGTGCCGCCCCAGTCGACGCAGCGGCCGGCCGCGCTGAGGTAGACCGGACCGGCGTAGGTCGTGTAGTCGCCGCTGTCCTTCTTCCAGGAAGACGAGCCCGTGGTGCGGATGAACGCCTCCATGAACGTGGCCGTACCGGGGTTCGTGCGCACGGTGACCACGCAGTTGTAGCCGGTGGACCCGTTGTAGGTGAGGAAGGTGGTGCCCCGGTCGTTGGGCAACTCGATCTTGTTGACCACGCCGTAGCCGGAGCCGCAGGCCCCGTTGTAGGTGGCCGCGGCGGCGGGGGCCGCGGTCGCCAGCAGGCCCGTGCCGGCGATGGCCGCGGCCGCGGCCAGGGCGGCGGCCTTCCTGAGCAGGTTCCTCATGGCACTCCAGTCGAACGTCGGTGCGCCGCCTGTGGCGGCGCGGTGCGGTGGGGTCAGGAGCAGTTCGTGGCGGTCCTGTGCGCGTTGGTGCCGCTGATGTTGCCGAACCAGTCCACGCAGTGGCTGGGCGCGTAGCGGTAGACGGGGCCGGCGTAGGTCGTGTAGTCGCCGCCGTCCTGCTTGGCCTGGCTGGGGGAGTCGCTGGAGCGCTTGAGGCCGACGGTCATGTCGACGGCCGGGCCCGGGTTGGCCCGCACGGTCACGGCGCAGTTGTAGCCGTTGGAGTTGTAGGTCAGGAAGACCGTGCCCTTGGAGCCGATGTTCGCGTGGTTGACGACGGAGTAGCCGCTACCGCACGCGCCGTTGTAGCTCGCCACGGGGGCCGCCGCCGACGCCGGCGACGCGGCCGCCAGGGAGCCGAGGGTGACGGCGGCCGCCAGGAGGGCGGCCGACCGGAACTTCTTCAACATGGGAACTCTTCCGTCCTCGGGTACGGCACCCGCCTGCGGGCGGGTACCGGCCACACGGTGGCAGGCACCGCTTCGCGCGGGCTTCGGTTCCACTTCGCTCCCGCTTCGCAGGCGTGGCGGCCGTGTGGTCCCGGCGGTGGTGACCGGCTAGGGTGCGCTCGGTCCGCCATGACGTGGCGTCCCACCGCACCCGGTCCCACGGCGTCGTCGGGACGCCGTGTCCCCACGAGAGGCCCCCGATGCTCAGACTGCGCGCCTGGCGGCGCCGGGACACGCTCGGCGCGCAGCGCCTGGCCCGGGATCTGTGGCCCTCGGGGCCGCACCCGGGCGGGCTCGGCTGGGAGGCCGCCACCGACCAGCTGCCCCGCCGCGCGGTCGTGGCCGTACGCGGGCGCCGGATCGTGGGC
This genomic interval carries:
- a CDS encoding spore-associated protein A gives rise to the protein MRNLLRKAAALAAAAAIAGTGLLATAAPAAAATYNGACGSGYGVVNKIELPNDRGTTFLTYNGSTGYNCVVTVRTNPGTATFMEAFIRTTGSSSWKKDSGDYTTYAGPVYLSAAGRCVDWGGTIGTATLSEKGTNCG
- a CDS encoding MFS transporter yields the protein MLRHPRFVRLWCATTASGLATWAMPFILGLAVLEGTLTAVHLGLVLAARTAGFLVAVPLGGLLADRHSRRAVVLWSGLIAAAATPVMVAGLSTPPVLMAAAALVVGAGQGACRPAFQALTAEVVDPDDRQRANAAITFSVRVTTLLAPGLTALLSTVLGTAPLLLVTALFWLAAALLPGPGSHTAAARTARAPFHTEFLEGLAEARRHPWFLAGLGALTVVIAAGYSSTSVLLPLASRDHYGTEAVLAGALTAYTAGALFGAVIVARWTPRHQGWAALAGLALYGLAPLSLVLPVGPVVVFAAYAVVGVGVELFNVPWFTAAQREVEPGKLARVSSLDFLFSYGFAPVGLALIAPAAQAFGTDAVLVACALLCFAAPALAALAPGARGFTVGRTARTRSFVRS
- a CDS encoding spore-associated protein A, with amino-acid sequence MLKKFRSAALLAAAVTLGSLAAASPASAAAPVASYNGACGSGYSVVNHANIGSKGTVFLTYNSNGYNCAVTVRANPGPAVDMTVGLKRSSDSPSQAKQDGGDYTTYAGPVYRYAPSHCVDWFGNISGTNAHRTATNCS
- a CDS encoding pyridoxal-phosphate dependent enzyme, with amino-acid sequence MDHHVCDALGRPDLIDLGEGLVCLRFESMKVVSALAAVRHLLDTGAVRPGDTLMDSSSGIYAYGLALACHRYGLRCHIIGSTTIDHVTRVQLDVLGATLEQMPPSDDLRLDQSRRVARVREVLADHPDYHWMRQYHDSIHYLGYREVADRVAAEIGAGPLTVVGGVGSGASTGALATYLRARDPGTRLVGVQPFGSVTFGSDEVEDRGMIIAGIGSSIPFGNVDHTLYDTVHWTGFAPALAGSVDLLRRHAVFAGLSTGAAYLIARWERLRDAGRRVVFVAADTGHRYVDPVFARHTEAEAVEDLAPTAVHDLADLAPPWSRMEWGRAKPPAQGVYADDRSAAHG
- a CDS encoding spore-associated protein A; translated protein: MKKLTKKTAAVAMATAFAVSGVLVSASPAAAATYGGECGSGYKVVNQDNVGNKGTVYLTYNSSTGKNCVVTKRNSPGSRVIIEAGLSISPAGTHWAAYEGDYFTSYAGPVYLNAAGKCVDWMGRISGTEGGDRGTNCG
- a CDS encoding AfsR/SARP family transcriptional regulator, with amino-acid sequence MDDLSGIRYRLLGTVEVQVDGRRILTGGPKRRTVLAALLLQPNTVVTDERLIDLVWGRRPPRGARPQLQGHVHGLRKALGADTIQRAACGYRAVVPEGATDLDAFERSLVRAAADRAAGRLDEAARTLRHGLALWTGPALGGVTPTLAEHARPALEESRLRALEELYGVEVRRGRAASAVAGLRALCADHPTRESLTGLLMTALHHSGRTGEALEAYAALSAVLAEELGTDPGAELRRLHLDLLHADEPGSGRGDALPPAGRTRVRPAELPLAVGGLVGRVEELGVLDQGLDADRAADRSTTIFVLTGVAGVGKTALALQWGTAVRDRFHDGQLYVDLHGSTPGREPTPIDDALRQLLRSLGVEPRDLPSDSCELAKLFRSVTADQCLLFLLDDAASVEQVAPLLAGGRGSAVLVTSRNDLTGLVAFFGARPVRLEVLSRESAMELFAAVAGVPAVEAAAVAGIVEECGYLPLSVRLAAATLTVRALCSDRVRRAGLSGAAGGPKPPAPDAAVC
- a CDS encoding methyltransferase, which encodes MDRSLIARLPLPLPAERIIALNQPKADLHTHRRYDWNGWEFDVPPGVFLPGATSRMIHQRLLDDDIDVRGRHYVAMGSGLGVEAAVAGLRGASTVHAVDVHPASVRATEDNYRRIVDGAAGTADTPTAFTPVVADVFDGFPDGVRADVVTFNPPAVSQTVSDDPDIVRNVCAGTPVIDAFFTQIAERGLLAPGGAVYFVASNTADLPHIVGHALDTGFTPHVHHLHDWEDGVLTYLFRFTREDAR
- a CDS encoding Rossmann-like domain-containing protein, coding for MRNLDSLFASVLATPDLPAATSVFWVHHGTRLPGGDVTYLNQYVLVRVGRAFGACAFEAGQIDPSVCADLSGRPLADLLRDGDEALPAPLRVAALDAYLAQAEPHALDPRAEAVTLPLGTPLERALARDAAIAGLLPEPDGRKVALIGVVNPLVAAIRERGGECLPCDLNLRTTQWGDTVTTDMDEVLDTADAVVATGMTLGNGSFDHILARCRERGLPLVVYAQSGSAVARAFLGHGVTAVSAEPFPFSQFSADPTALYRYRTENDQ
- a CDS encoding GHMP kinase translates to MTTGLGQATCHHGELLQGVFLDDHGHPVRGLVTLPMADPLTRAEFTPLPGTGPHRIAVDPPGRDKAVRAAALAVAECARATGRAATGGNLRLTGGLPAGLGLGSSTSDVTAAIRAVADAYGALLRPASVARTAVAAEGASDPVMLGERPVLFAQREGRVLEELGAALPELAVVGCLTGHGRPVDTMRLPGTVRSRDAAVYERLRAALRAAVADGDAAEVGRVSTESAILNQRVLPKEELGKIRGVARHCEAVGIQVAHSGNVAGVLFDATVPDLSARIDTAVCRLRSEGLVPTRVFSTPSRTDGERTWTTTYATHSADLT